A genomic window from Diorhabda sublineata isolate icDioSubl1.1 chromosome 8, icDioSubl1.1, whole genome shotgun sequence includes:
- the LOC130447468 gene encoding Ig-like and fibronectin type-III domain-containing protein 2 isoform X1: MLLLVYLAALNLALAALPSMRDSLTNPVHVYEGEDALITCVVRNVGSNTVMWKKEDRERHSTRVLTAGENRVTADKRFGVLHDADPPSSTRDGSDVQSGGDVWVLVIENSKPIDSGVYVCEVNSSPIVRSFHKLSVLSKSMLPPNYTTTDSSSSSEDQKQISSRNHNYTDCCVAKNVSTVCLGFCNIQSILEDYFAGTTGQDPEQCESDFPSIVSCMADGRNHVPCCIQERVPDICQDVCRGEYTAITDNIKTHFSCSSYTEQTLACIVEGIELLPSPPQDVEVEALTERSLRVSWSEPIANTETITEFAVNVTSLKSFDLRNIDEEKNNNPVYTQSVLVKVPGTQRSTILQDLIHFTLYEITVTAINRHGSSLPSYSIRTLTLTPGSTKQPIASQPPQLPDIKSCCVNKGIVHNTCMTKLCDPVMASSVEITDLMICAPWAADTFGCLSNGMDHTPCCRARGLPDICQQLCTGNVSIIDFNYFKCLRYMSEYTNCLLQGYGVLPSSPTHFRVTNIETEFAILHWSLPKTLGDTVQYYNVFVRKIDDETNDYKIIRKVHSPYILENLESETDYEVYVVAVNSHGVGMPSGMLTFRTGSKLIEEKIEESLTYNVTACCVEAQINSVCLPLCSYDANMTDIKALAGVCKGEFQKIIKCAAGGRNHATCCHRRGVPSGCLPVCNGVLLNSFASATTSCVPYIGNIVQCFEEGAGKLPGPISGLHGVVVDEHTLLLEWNAPDNSTNVTDYIVYYQKVDNTSMYETLSKLDKSLNTSLTTATLTGLEENQMYHVFVVSKNEEGTSLPSSIIVIKMTKTGDSKWVNGVTSPPHSLAVASHSATWVTITWQPPEFSHPSDLITYRVFHKSTTEESFHIKNVSVTSYMINSLNPNTQYIVYIQAVSDKGVSMPSETLIAWTDPAYPAFVEPPTVHPINLVIEGSSMTILCIAMGTPMPTISLYISGRLVRQETTRHMVTVIHNVTKDMDQISCYADNGYGTPMQASRKIIISHGPHIQASGITMTTLGDSVTLECKVEAQPEPKMIFWRNHEDRTPVIQGGKYDISTKQIRDEDDKYLMQLTIKQITDSDVGDYYCHAENAFGSSTQPVSVRIRNLASINNLTQCCIEQNVTSTCMDACSFYLDIDAVIDRLECIQDFGKLMKCASDGSDHRNCCAQRNVSRRCLDWCRGESVLNNKACILTHTKQIISCFHEGRDKLPGPPQNVHVDFIDSHTVSINWDPPTKNPNTVELYRVMVKATDSQSKENFKEDTALTNIKFQDLKAGATYSVVVKAGNSRGTSVLTEPLRFTMSDKYITSAASQEGHDGHVGVIIAVVLALIVVAAIFAGAVWFMRTRKMLGIKNSNGIAFENPSYLREVNMDHIQVPQRETETTHLSNGNANGISVSSSSGDVGWKNEVLQVPAQQEVNPTLYEELKLGQDGAGFKRLKP, encoded by the exons CTGCGCTGCCTTCTATGAGAGACAGTTTGACAAATCCTGTCCACGTCTACGAAGGAGAAGACGCCCTTATTACTTGCGTTGTAAGAAATGTGGGTTCGAATACAGTTATGTGGAAAAAGGAAGATAGAGAAAGACATAGTACGAGAGTGTTGACAGCCGGTGAAAATAGGGTTACTGCCGATAAGAGATTCGGGGTTTTGCATGATGCAG ATCCTCCTTCTAGTACAAGAGACGGGAGTGATGTACAATCTGGAGGTGACGTATGGGTGCTGGTTATTGAAAATTCGAAGCCAATTGATTCGGGGGTATACGTTTGTGAAGTAAATAGTAGTCCAATTGTGAGGAGTTTCCATAAACTGAGCG ttttatctaAATCAATGCTACCGCCAAATTATACTACAACCGATTCATCTAGTTCTTCGGAGGATCAGAAACAAATAAGTAGTAGAAATCACAATTACACCGATTGTTGTGTTGCTAAAAATGTATCTACCGTGTGCTTAGGATTCTGTAATATCCAAAGTATTTTGGAAG ATTATTTCGCAGGAACGACAGGACAAGACCCCGAACAATGCGAATCGGATTTTCCTTCGATAGTTAGTTGTATGGCCGATGGAAGGAATCACGTACCTTGTTGTATTCAAGAAAGAGTTCCGGATATATGTCAGGACGTGTGTAGAGGAGAATACACGGCAATTACCGATAACATCAAGACGCACTTTTCCTGTTCTTCTTACACTGAACAAACTTTAGCTTGCATCGTCGAAGGAATAG AGTTATTACCGAGCCCGCCACAAGACGTGGAAGTAGAAGCTTTGACAGAAAGATCTTTGCGAGTGTCTTGGTCTGAACCAATCGCCAATACGGAAACGATAACCGAATTCGCAGTAAACGTAACATCTTTAAAAAGCTTCGATTTAAGAAATatagatgaagaaaaaaataataatcccGTCTATACACAAAGTGTTTTAGTAAAAGTACCCGGTACACAACGTAGTACGATATTACAAGATTTAATACATTTCACATTGTATGAAATAACTG taacTGCCATTAATCGACACGGTTCAAGTTTACCAAGTTACAGTATCCGAACGTTAACTTTAACACCAGGAAGTACGAAACAACCCATAGCTTCTCAACCACCGCAACTACCCGATATAAAAAGCTGTTGCGTCAATAAAGGCATCGTCCATAATACCTGTATGACTAAATTGTGCGATCCCGTTATGGCTTCCTCGGTCGAAATAACCGATCTAATGATATGCGCCCCGTGGGCGGCGGATACATTCGGATGTTTATCCAACGGTATGGATCATACCCCTTGTTGCAGAGCGAGAGGATTACCGGATATTTGTCAACAGTTGTGTACAGGAAACGTATCTATTAtagatttcaattatttcaa ATGTCTCCGTTATATGAGCGAATATACTAATTGTCTCCTTCAAGGATACGGTGTCCTTCCCAGCTCCCCGACACATTTCCGGGTAACGAACATTGAAACGGAATTCGCTATCCTGCATTGGTCGCTTCCTAAAACTCTCGGAGATACTGTTCAGTATTATAACGTCTTCGTACGTAAAATAGACGATGAAACTAACGACTACAAAATTATAAGGAAAGTACATAGTCCTTATATACTGGAAAATTTGGAAAGCGAAACCGATTACGAAGTTTACGTTGTAGCTGTTAATTCGCATGGAGTTGGTATGCCTAGCGGGATGTTGACTTTTAGAACTGGAAGCAAG ttaatcGAAGAAAAGATCGAAGAATCGTTGACCTACAATGTAACGGCGTGTTGTGTAGAAGCTCAAATTAATTCTGTATGTCTTCCTCTATGCTCATACGACGCAAACATGACGGATATCAAAGCGCTAGCAGGCGTTTGCAAAGGAGAATtccagaaaataataaaatgcgCCGCTGGTGGTAGAAATCACGCTACGTGTTGTCATAGACGTGGAGTTCCGTCTGGATGTTTACCAGTTTGTAACGGAGTTCTATTAAATTCCTTCGCTTCGGCTACAACAAGCTGTGTACCTTACATAGGTAACATTGTTCAATGTTTCGAAGAAG GTGCCGGGAAACTACCGGGTCCGATATCGGGACTTCACGGTGTTGTTGTCGATGAACATACTCTTCTACTAGAATGGAATGCTCCGGATAATTCGACAAATGTAACGGATTATATAGTTTATTATCAGAAAGTTGATAATACCTCTATGTATGAGACTCTTTCTAAATTGGATAAG agcTTAAATACGTCTCTAACTACTGCAACTTTGACTGGTTTAGAAGAGAATCAAATGTACCATGTATTCGTGGTATCCAAAAATGAAGAAGGCACTTCGTTACCATCttcaattattgttataaaGATGACTAAAACTG GTGATTCGAAATGGGTGAACGGAGTTACGTCTCCGCCTCATTCGTTAGCAGTTGCTAGTCACAGCGCCACGTGGGTTACGATCACTTGGCAACCACCAGAATTCAGTCATCCTTCTGATTTGATCACATATAG agtTTTCCATAAATCGACAACTGAAGAAAGTTTCCACATTAAAAATGTATCAGTTACATCGTATATGATCAATAGCTTGAATCCGAACACTCAGTATATCGTTTATATTCAAGCAGTATCCGATAAAGGAGTTAGCATGCCCTCGGAGACTCTGATAGCTTGGACTGATCCCGCTTATCCGGCTTTTGTTGaa CCTCCCACGGTACATCCTATAAATCTAGTGATAGAAGGTAGTAGCATGACGATACTTTGCATAGCTATGGGTACTCCGATGCCTACGATTTCCTTGTATATTTCCGGAAGACTGGTGAGACAGGAAACTACACGTCATATGGTAACAGTCATACATAACGTCACTAAAGACATGGACCAAATATCTTGTTACGCGGATAACGGTTACGGTACTCCTATGCAGGCGTCAAGAAAAATCATAATAAGTC aCGGTCCTCATATTCAAGCTAGCGGTATAACTATGACTACTTTAGGGGATTCTGTAACGCTGGAATGTAAAGTGGAAGCCCAACCGGAACCAAAGATGATTTTTTGGAGGAACCACGAGGACCGCACCCCAGTTATCCAAGGTGGTAAATACGATATATCTACCAAACAAATTAGAGACGAAGACGATAAATATTTAATGCAACTCACCATAAAACAAATCACTGATTCTGATGTCGGTGATTATTACTGTCACGCCGAAAACGCTTTCGGTAGTTCGACTCAACCGGTATCAGTACGAATAAGAAATTTAGCTTCGATCAATAACTTAACGCAATGTTGTATCGAACAAAACGTCACTAGTACTTGCATGGACGCTTGTTCGTTTTATTTAGATATAGACGCCGTTATCGATAGGTTGGAATGTATACAGGATTTCGGGAAATTGATGAAATGCGCCAGCGACGGATCTGATCACAGGAATTGTTGTGCTCAACGTAACGTTTCGAGAAGGTGTTTGGATTGGTGTAGAGGAGAATCGGTATTGAATAACAAAGCTTGTATTTTGACGCATACCAAGCAGATCATCAGTTGTTTCCACGAAGGAAG GGATAAACTACCCGGACCTCCACAGAACGTCCACGTCGATTTTATAGATTCGCATACGGTTAGTATAAACTGGGATCCACCGACGAAAAATCCGAACACAGTcgaattatacagggtgatggTGAAAGCGACTGATTCGCAgagtaaagaaaattttaaagaagACACTGCattaacaaatatcaaatttcaagatCTAAAAg CTGGTGCTACGTATTCGGTGGTGGTAAAAGCCGGAAACAGTAGAGGTACTTCGGTTTTAACGGAACCATTGAGATTTACCATGAGCGATAAATATATAACTTCTGCCGCTAGTCAAGAAGGTCACGACGGTCACGTGGGTGTTATAATAGCCGTAGTTTTAGCTCTAATAGTGGTTGCTGCGATTTTTGCCGGCGCCGTTTGGTTCATGAGAACGAGAAAAATGTTGGGGATCAAAAATTCTAACGGCATCGCTTTCGAAAATCCTAGTTATTTGAGAGAGGTCAATATGGAtcatatacag GTTCCTCAAAGGGAAACGGAAACCACGCACCTGTCTAACGGTAACGCTAACGGTATATCTGTATCGTCGTCATCGGGTGATGTAGGTTGGAAAAACGAAGTTTTACAAGTACCGGCTCAACAAGAAGTGAATCCTACTCTATACGAAGAGCTGAAATTAGGACAAGACGGAGCGGGTTTCAAGAGATTGAAACCCTAG
- the LOC130447468 gene encoding Ig-like and fibronectin type-III domain-containing protein 2 isoform X2: MLLLVYLAALNLALAALPSMRDSLTNPVHVYEGEDALITCVVRNVGSNTVMWKKEDRERHSTRVLTAGENRVTADKRFGVLHDADPPSSTRDGSDVQSGGDVWVLVIENSKPIDSGVYVCEVNSSPIVRSFHKLSVLSKSMLPPNYTTTDSSSSSEDQKQISSRNHNYTDCCVAKNVSTVCLGFCNIQSILEGTTGQDPEQCESDFPSIVSCMADGRNHVPCCIQERVPDICQDVCRGEYTAITDNIKTHFSCSSYTEQTLACIVEGIELLPSPPQDVEVEALTERSLRVSWSEPIANTETITEFAVNVTSLKSFDLRNIDEEKNNNPVYTQSVLVKVPGTQRSTILQDLIHFTLYEITVTAINRHGSSLPSYSIRTLTLTPGSTKQPIASQPPQLPDIKSCCVNKGIVHNTCMTKLCDPVMASSVEITDLMICAPWAADTFGCLSNGMDHTPCCRARGLPDICQQLCTGNVSIIDFNYFKCLRYMSEYTNCLLQGYGVLPSSPTHFRVTNIETEFAILHWSLPKTLGDTVQYYNVFVRKIDDETNDYKIIRKVHSPYILENLESETDYEVYVVAVNSHGVGMPSGMLTFRTGSKLIEEKIEESLTYNVTACCVEAQINSVCLPLCSYDANMTDIKALAGVCKGEFQKIIKCAAGGRNHATCCHRRGVPSGCLPVCNGVLLNSFASATTSCVPYIGNIVQCFEEGAGKLPGPISGLHGVVVDEHTLLLEWNAPDNSTNVTDYIVYYQKVDNTSMYETLSKLDKSLNTSLTTATLTGLEENQMYHVFVVSKNEEGTSLPSSIIVIKMTKTGDSKWVNGVTSPPHSLAVASHSATWVTITWQPPEFSHPSDLITYRVFHKSTTEESFHIKNVSVTSYMINSLNPNTQYIVYIQAVSDKGVSMPSETLIAWTDPAYPAFVEPPTVHPINLVIEGSSMTILCIAMGTPMPTISLYISGRLVRQETTRHMVTVIHNVTKDMDQISCYADNGYGTPMQASRKIIISHGPHIQASGITMTTLGDSVTLECKVEAQPEPKMIFWRNHEDRTPVIQGGKYDISTKQIRDEDDKYLMQLTIKQITDSDVGDYYCHAENAFGSSTQPVSVRIRNLASINNLTQCCIEQNVTSTCMDACSFYLDIDAVIDRLECIQDFGKLMKCASDGSDHRNCCAQRNVSRRCLDWCRGESVLNNKACILTHTKQIISCFHEGRDKLPGPPQNVHVDFIDSHTVSINWDPPTKNPNTVELYRVMVKATDSQSKENFKEDTALTNIKFQDLKAGATYSVVVKAGNSRGTSVLTEPLRFTMSDKYITSAASQEGHDGHVGVIIAVVLALIVVAAIFAGAVWFMRTRKMLGIKNSNGIAFENPSYLREVNMDHIQVPQRETETTHLSNGNANGISVSSSSGDVGWKNEVLQVPAQQEVNPTLYEELKLGQDGAGFKRLKP, from the exons CTGCGCTGCCTTCTATGAGAGACAGTTTGACAAATCCTGTCCACGTCTACGAAGGAGAAGACGCCCTTATTACTTGCGTTGTAAGAAATGTGGGTTCGAATACAGTTATGTGGAAAAAGGAAGATAGAGAAAGACATAGTACGAGAGTGTTGACAGCCGGTGAAAATAGGGTTACTGCCGATAAGAGATTCGGGGTTTTGCATGATGCAG ATCCTCCTTCTAGTACAAGAGACGGGAGTGATGTACAATCTGGAGGTGACGTATGGGTGCTGGTTATTGAAAATTCGAAGCCAATTGATTCGGGGGTATACGTTTGTGAAGTAAATAGTAGTCCAATTGTGAGGAGTTTCCATAAACTGAGCG ttttatctaAATCAATGCTACCGCCAAATTATACTACAACCGATTCATCTAGTTCTTCGGAGGATCAGAAACAAATAAGTAGTAGAAATCACAATTACACCGATTGTTGTGTTGCTAAAAATGTATCTACCGTGTGCTTAGGATTCTGTAATATCCAAAGTATTTTGGAAG GAACGACAGGACAAGACCCCGAACAATGCGAATCGGATTTTCCTTCGATAGTTAGTTGTATGGCCGATGGAAGGAATCACGTACCTTGTTGTATTCAAGAAAGAGTTCCGGATATATGTCAGGACGTGTGTAGAGGAGAATACACGGCAATTACCGATAACATCAAGACGCACTTTTCCTGTTCTTCTTACACTGAACAAACTTTAGCTTGCATCGTCGAAGGAATAG AGTTATTACCGAGCCCGCCACAAGACGTGGAAGTAGAAGCTTTGACAGAAAGATCTTTGCGAGTGTCTTGGTCTGAACCAATCGCCAATACGGAAACGATAACCGAATTCGCAGTAAACGTAACATCTTTAAAAAGCTTCGATTTAAGAAATatagatgaagaaaaaaataataatcccGTCTATACACAAAGTGTTTTAGTAAAAGTACCCGGTACACAACGTAGTACGATATTACAAGATTTAATACATTTCACATTGTATGAAATAACTG taacTGCCATTAATCGACACGGTTCAAGTTTACCAAGTTACAGTATCCGAACGTTAACTTTAACACCAGGAAGTACGAAACAACCCATAGCTTCTCAACCACCGCAACTACCCGATATAAAAAGCTGTTGCGTCAATAAAGGCATCGTCCATAATACCTGTATGACTAAATTGTGCGATCCCGTTATGGCTTCCTCGGTCGAAATAACCGATCTAATGATATGCGCCCCGTGGGCGGCGGATACATTCGGATGTTTATCCAACGGTATGGATCATACCCCTTGTTGCAGAGCGAGAGGATTACCGGATATTTGTCAACAGTTGTGTACAGGAAACGTATCTATTAtagatttcaattatttcaa ATGTCTCCGTTATATGAGCGAATATACTAATTGTCTCCTTCAAGGATACGGTGTCCTTCCCAGCTCCCCGACACATTTCCGGGTAACGAACATTGAAACGGAATTCGCTATCCTGCATTGGTCGCTTCCTAAAACTCTCGGAGATACTGTTCAGTATTATAACGTCTTCGTACGTAAAATAGACGATGAAACTAACGACTACAAAATTATAAGGAAAGTACATAGTCCTTATATACTGGAAAATTTGGAAAGCGAAACCGATTACGAAGTTTACGTTGTAGCTGTTAATTCGCATGGAGTTGGTATGCCTAGCGGGATGTTGACTTTTAGAACTGGAAGCAAG ttaatcGAAGAAAAGATCGAAGAATCGTTGACCTACAATGTAACGGCGTGTTGTGTAGAAGCTCAAATTAATTCTGTATGTCTTCCTCTATGCTCATACGACGCAAACATGACGGATATCAAAGCGCTAGCAGGCGTTTGCAAAGGAGAATtccagaaaataataaaatgcgCCGCTGGTGGTAGAAATCACGCTACGTGTTGTCATAGACGTGGAGTTCCGTCTGGATGTTTACCAGTTTGTAACGGAGTTCTATTAAATTCCTTCGCTTCGGCTACAACAAGCTGTGTACCTTACATAGGTAACATTGTTCAATGTTTCGAAGAAG GTGCCGGGAAACTACCGGGTCCGATATCGGGACTTCACGGTGTTGTTGTCGATGAACATACTCTTCTACTAGAATGGAATGCTCCGGATAATTCGACAAATGTAACGGATTATATAGTTTATTATCAGAAAGTTGATAATACCTCTATGTATGAGACTCTTTCTAAATTGGATAAG agcTTAAATACGTCTCTAACTACTGCAACTTTGACTGGTTTAGAAGAGAATCAAATGTACCATGTATTCGTGGTATCCAAAAATGAAGAAGGCACTTCGTTACCATCttcaattattgttataaaGATGACTAAAACTG GTGATTCGAAATGGGTGAACGGAGTTACGTCTCCGCCTCATTCGTTAGCAGTTGCTAGTCACAGCGCCACGTGGGTTACGATCACTTGGCAACCACCAGAATTCAGTCATCCTTCTGATTTGATCACATATAG agtTTTCCATAAATCGACAACTGAAGAAAGTTTCCACATTAAAAATGTATCAGTTACATCGTATATGATCAATAGCTTGAATCCGAACACTCAGTATATCGTTTATATTCAAGCAGTATCCGATAAAGGAGTTAGCATGCCCTCGGAGACTCTGATAGCTTGGACTGATCCCGCTTATCCGGCTTTTGTTGaa CCTCCCACGGTACATCCTATAAATCTAGTGATAGAAGGTAGTAGCATGACGATACTTTGCATAGCTATGGGTACTCCGATGCCTACGATTTCCTTGTATATTTCCGGAAGACTGGTGAGACAGGAAACTACACGTCATATGGTAACAGTCATACATAACGTCACTAAAGACATGGACCAAATATCTTGTTACGCGGATAACGGTTACGGTACTCCTATGCAGGCGTCAAGAAAAATCATAATAAGTC aCGGTCCTCATATTCAAGCTAGCGGTATAACTATGACTACTTTAGGGGATTCTGTAACGCTGGAATGTAAAGTGGAAGCCCAACCGGAACCAAAGATGATTTTTTGGAGGAACCACGAGGACCGCACCCCAGTTATCCAAGGTGGTAAATACGATATATCTACCAAACAAATTAGAGACGAAGACGATAAATATTTAATGCAACTCACCATAAAACAAATCACTGATTCTGATGTCGGTGATTATTACTGTCACGCCGAAAACGCTTTCGGTAGTTCGACTCAACCGGTATCAGTACGAATAAGAAATTTAGCTTCGATCAATAACTTAACGCAATGTTGTATCGAACAAAACGTCACTAGTACTTGCATGGACGCTTGTTCGTTTTATTTAGATATAGACGCCGTTATCGATAGGTTGGAATGTATACAGGATTTCGGGAAATTGATGAAATGCGCCAGCGACGGATCTGATCACAGGAATTGTTGTGCTCAACGTAACGTTTCGAGAAGGTGTTTGGATTGGTGTAGAGGAGAATCGGTATTGAATAACAAAGCTTGTATTTTGACGCATACCAAGCAGATCATCAGTTGTTTCCACGAAGGAAG GGATAAACTACCCGGACCTCCACAGAACGTCCACGTCGATTTTATAGATTCGCATACGGTTAGTATAAACTGGGATCCACCGACGAAAAATCCGAACACAGTcgaattatacagggtgatggTGAAAGCGACTGATTCGCAgagtaaagaaaattttaaagaagACACTGCattaacaaatatcaaatttcaagatCTAAAAg CTGGTGCTACGTATTCGGTGGTGGTAAAAGCCGGAAACAGTAGAGGTACTTCGGTTTTAACGGAACCATTGAGATTTACCATGAGCGATAAATATATAACTTCTGCCGCTAGTCAAGAAGGTCACGACGGTCACGTGGGTGTTATAATAGCCGTAGTTTTAGCTCTAATAGTGGTTGCTGCGATTTTTGCCGGCGCCGTTTGGTTCATGAGAACGAGAAAAATGTTGGGGATCAAAAATTCTAACGGCATCGCTTTCGAAAATCCTAGTTATTTGAGAGAGGTCAATATGGAtcatatacag GTTCCTCAAAGGGAAACGGAAACCACGCACCTGTCTAACGGTAACGCTAACGGTATATCTGTATCGTCGTCATCGGGTGATGTAGGTTGGAAAAACGAAGTTTTACAAGTACCGGCTCAACAAGAAGTGAATCCTACTCTATACGAAGAGCTGAAATTAGGACAAGACGGAGCGGGTTTCAAGAGATTGAAACCCTAG